Proteins from one Triticum aestivum cultivar Chinese Spring chromosome 7A, IWGSC CS RefSeq v2.1, whole genome shotgun sequence genomic window:
- the LOC123149382 gene encoding protein CANDIDATE G-PROTEIN COUPLED RECEPTOR 7: protein MAAAAAPLAAALLAVLLALAAPAAAEIRATAIRADPRTIIPLDEFGFSNQGVLELNVTGIAFDPPASPDLDLSQFGFFLSTLDAWVHVLRQLQDLEVTCALQSDLVRLAYSFDRLRPPANPAGVPVARSSSFTHAFHVTEPGQYTLVFANCLAGAGGDLRVSMDVSSAMYNVDPATGQRAYLSVGSSALPSIYFLFCVVYAALAAGWVSILLRKRTAVFRIHYFMLAVLVLKGFNLLAEAEDKSYIERTGTAHGWDVLFYIFSFLKGISLFTLIVLIGTGWSFLKPYLADREKKVLMVVIPLQVVANIAQVVIDESGPYARDWVTWRQIFLLVDVVCCCAILFPIVWSIKNLREAARSDGKAAVNLMKLTLFRQYYVVVICYIYFTRVVVYALVTITSYRYLWTSVVAGEIATLAFYVFTGYRFRPEVHNPYFAIDDDEEEAAAEALKLDDEFEL from the coding sequence atggccgccgccgccgcgccgctcgccgcgGCTCTCCTGGCCGTCCTGCTGGCGCTCGCGGCCCCTGCGGCGGCCGAGATCCGGGCGACGGCGATCCGGGCCGACCCGCGCACCATCATCCCGCTCGACGAGTTCGGCTTCTCCAACCAGGGCGTGCTGGAGCTCAACGTGACCGGCATCGCCTTCGACCCGCCGGCCTCCCCGGACCTCGACCTCTCCCAGTTCGGCTTCTTCCTCTCCACCCTCGACGCCTGGGTGCACGTCCTCCGCCAGCTCCAGGACCTGGAGGTCACCTGCGCGCTCCAGTCCGACCTCGTCAGGCTCGCCTACTCCTTCGACCGCCTCCGCCCGCCCGCCAACCCCGCCGGCGTCCCGGTCGCCCGCTCCTCctccttcacccacgccttccACGTCACCGAGCCCGGCCAGTACACGCTCGTCTTCGCCAActgcctcgccggcgccggcggcgaccTCCGGGTCTCCATGGACGTCAGCTCCGCCATGTACAACGTCGACCCGGCCACCGGCCAGCGCGCCTACCTCtccgtcggctcctccgcgctgcCCTCCATCTACTTCCTCTTCTGCGTCGTCTACGCCGCGCTCGCCGCCGGCTGGGTCTCCATCCTGCTGCGCAAGCGCACCGCCGTCTTCCGGATCCACTACTTCATGCTCGCCGTGCTCGTGCTCAAGGGCTTCAACCTCCtcgccgaggccgaggacaagtcCTACATCGAGCGCACCGGCACCGCCCACGGCTGGGATGTGCTCTTCTACATCTTCAGCTTCCTCAAGGGGATCTCGCTCTTCACGCTCATTGTGCTCATCGGCACTGGCTGGTCCTTCCTCAAGCCCTACCTGGCGGACCGTGAGAAGAAGGTGCTCATGGTCGTCATCCCCCTGCAGGTAGTGGCCAACATTGCGCAAGTGGTCATCGATGAATCTGGGCCGTATGCCCGAGACTGGGTCACCTGGAGGCAGATATTCCTGCTGGTGGATGTGGTCTGCTGCTGTGCCATTCTCTTCCCGATTGTGTGGTCAATCAAGAACCTCCGGGAGGCTGCCCGCTCCGATGGGAAAGCGGCGGTGAACCTGATGAAGCTCACCCTTTTCCGCCAGTACTACGTGGTTGTCATCTGCTACATTTACTTCACACGTGTTGTGGTGTACGCGTTGGTGACCATCACCTCGTACCGGTATCTCTGGACAAGCGTTGTGGCTGGAGAGATTGCCACCCTTGCATTCTATGTATTCACTGGGTACAGGTTCCGGCCTGAGGTGCATAACCCATACTTTGCcattgatgatgatgaggaagaggcAGCAGCTGAAGCACTCAAGTTGGATGATGAATTTGAGCTATGA